Part of the Ziziphus jujuba cultivar Dongzao chromosome 8, ASM3175591v1 genome is shown below.
attaaacaaaaaataaaatggtcgataatattaatataaatcagTTAAAAGACATGGATTATTTTGTGATTAATGACCAGAAATAATCGGAAAATAACCAAGtagaaaagtgaaaaataaaaaataataataataaaaatcgtcTAAAAATAGTGTTTATCCAGCGCCCCATAACCGccataacccaaaaaaaaaaaaaaaaatcaatttcatatttgattaaaatatcctcttctaatttattatacatatgtaccatataatatgatataaataaatatacaaagaaCGGGATTTTTCCAAACAAACCAGCAGAAGTCGTATttaataaatacttaaaaaaatttggagcatcacataaataaaatttaaaaaacaaaaaaaattccaaatgatcttttaaaaaaaaaaaaaaaatacataaaattaatcttGAGTACACATATTAAAAGAGATGGAGGGTATATGTCGGATTTTGTAGTAATCCTGTCCTTCAATTCCGTTTTTCATTTGAAGCTTCTCGCAGAAGGAATAGCTCATCGAAACAATTTCCAATTCTTTGAGGGAAGTCACAAATTCCAAGCCTTCTGGAATCATCTCTAATTTCTGAATATGGTCAATGGTTAATTTCTTGAGACTCGGCATCGCACCTTCCTCTACTATCCACTCTCTTAACTTAAACAATGTAGTGAGTTGAAGAGTGTCTAAGTTTGGAAATCCATGGGCAGAGCAAACCATTTCAGAACCAACATATGCATCCAAACCAAGCATAAGAAACCTTAAATTTGGTAGCTTATTCTCCAACACTGGCATTGGGTCCTGCTCCATGTAAGACATGCGCAGAGTCAATTTGGTAAGGCTTTGTGGAAGACGTATTAATCCTTGCTGTTGTTGTAATTTCATCTTCCCACACAAACCTAATTTAGAGAGACTCTTACAATAGGAAAGTGATTTCAGACTTGGAAATCCAGCTTCGGTGCCTTCTATCAACAGTCCTTTTATCAAGATTCGCAAGGATGTTAGGCGGCCTGATCGAACGATTTGGGACCTCAACACCCTTCTCACATGATCTTCattataattatgataaaaccCAGAACAGACTATCGATATTTTTCGAAGATTAGTCAATTTGTGTAGTGCATCATATGATCTAATCAACACACAAGCTGGTATATTCTTTAAGGTCACAATATCTTTTAGTTTATCTATTCGAAAACCACTTTGATTGTGCTGATAACGTGGTAGTGACAGATATCTCAAACGTACCAATCTTGATATCTTTCCCACTGATCCTCTGACATTCGCATTATTCCCAAGATCTAGAGTGTACAAATTGCGCAGATTACCTATGGAGGATGGCAGACTTATATCTTCATACTTACCACACGAGAGACTTAAATATGTCAAGCAAATTAAATTACCAATGCCTCCAGGAATTTTAGATCCCAATCTAAAATAAAGTTCCAGCACTCTCAACATTCTGAAATTGCTTGATTTTAATGTTGATAAAGAAAGAATGCCACCCAAACACAAAAGAGAACGAAGATTGGGATGTACCTGCTGTTCCACCCAATTAGACTCCACCAAAGAAGAAGACGGATTATTATTGCAACCAAGCAGCTTTCTGAAAAAGGTGCTGCATGCCCAAGGTTTTCTGAAACGACGATCAAAACCAGGATGGATGACTAGTCTTCGGGAATGACCACTACCCAAATGCTCATATGAAGAAGCCGCAGAAACATCAGTAGACAAGTTGCTCTCATGCTGCTGCTGGATAATCTGAGCAAAGCTTTCCTCTCTTGCCTTGGATATACACAAGTCTCGCATAAGATCATGCATGCGGCATGTTTTGACACCTATTCCTGTATGGTCCCTTTTCTCCACCTGAACCATGCACCTGTGGATCAGCTCTTCCAAGTGTCCTTCTGCTACAGCTTCCAATGTTTGTTTCAGCTCTTCTCTTCTCCTCGTTGTCGGTTTGGGCCTGGGTATAAATCCTTCTGCTATCCATAATCGGACCAATTTACTTTTGGGTATTTCAGTATCCTCTGGGAAGTTGCCCAAATATAGAAACAGGGGCTTCAAGTAGTAAGGCAGATCATAGTAGCTCAAGGCTAATATTTCATTCACTCCTTCATATTCTTGATGTGATTGCACTTTGTTCAAGTATGAATTTATATCTCCCAACACCTTCTCCCATTCCTTAAATGTAGTTTTTGTCCTCAACAAACCACCAAGTACGATCACTGCAAGAGGCAGTCCTCCACATTTTGTGGCCATCTGCATTCCCACCCCCTCAAATTCTTGTGGACAACCTCCTTTTGGAAATGCCTTTTTTTGTAGAAGCTCCCAACTCTCTTTGTCTGTCAAAATACGAGGTTTAATTATGGAGCTCAATGGATCAGCAGATGTTGCTACTTCCTCATTGCGAGTGGTAAACAGAAGCTTGCTTCCCTCCTTTCCTCCTAGGAAAGCACCTTTTATAGAATTCCAATCTACAGTCGTCCATATGTCATCAAGTACCACCAGACACCGCTTCTCTTTGAGCTCTCCTTGAAGCCAGTCATTTAGACCATCCTCTGTCGAATCATGTAATCTCTTCATTATCTTTTCATCTTTTCCCAAAATTTGGGTCAAGATTTCAGTGAAAACATCTTTTGGGGCAAATTTTTGAGATAAAAATACCCAAGCAGCAGAGTCAAAATGttgtttaacatttttaaaCACTTTCTTGGCAAGAGTGGTCTTACCCAAACCGCCCATGCCCACTACAGAGACAATGCGGAGCTGATCTTCCACATTGGTCAGTTTAGCTGTTAAATCCCTGAAGCTATCCTCCAAGATAATAACATCCTCCTCTTCTTCATTTGGAGATCTTCTTCTCAGCTTCCGCTGCAGCTCCACCGTTGAAACACTCGCCTCGACCTCGCCAGCAGCAACAGATGCGATCCAATAAGTCTGCATACTTGTAAAGATGACTTTGATCCTCTCTCGAACAAAGCTGATCTGGGCTCGAGCTCTTTTATTATGACAAGCTTTGATGTAAGAGGAGGCTACTTTGAAGATGTAAGTCTCAATAACATCCTCAGCATCAGAAGCTACATCTTTCACTTTTAGTACCAACCATTGGAGGTGCTTGTCATGATGTTGCTTGGTATCTGCACTTTTTATGAAGCCCTGAAGGGACTGCAGTTCATCTTGCAAAAGCACCACATCATCCCTCACATTCCTCAAGGACGCAGCTTCATGGATGAGAAGCTTAGCGATTCTTTCTACTGATTGGGACAAGACGGACTCTGCTAATTTTGTTAAGACAAATTCCGCCATTTTTGTGAAAAGCTTTTggagaaa
Proteins encoded:
- the LOC125421252 gene encoding disease resistance RPP8-like protein 3, giving the protein MAEFVLTKLAESVLSQSVERIAKLLIHEAASLRNVRDDVVLLQDELQSLQGFIKSADTKQHHDKHLQWLVLKVKDVASDAEDVIETYIFKVASSYIKACHNKRARAQISFVRERIKVIFTSMQTYWIASVAAGEVEASVSTVELQRKLRRRSPNEEEEDVIILEDSFRDLTAKLTNVEDQLRIVSVVGMGGLEDGLNDWLQGELKEKRCLVVLDDIWTTVDWNSIKGAFLGGKEGSKLLFTTRNEEVATSADPLSSIIKPRILTDKESWELLQKKAFPKGGCPQEFEGVGMQMATKCGGLPLAVIVLGGLLRTKTTFKEWEKVLGDINSYLNKVQSHQEYEGVNEILALSYYDLPYYLKPLFLYLGNFPEDTEIPKSKLVRLWIAEGFIPRPKPTTRRREELKQTLEAVAEGHLEELIHRCMVQVEKRDHTGIGVKTCRMHDLMRDLCISKAREESFAQIIQQQHESNLSTDVSAASSYEHLGSGHSRRLVIHPGFDRRFRKPWACSTFFRKLLGCNNNPSSSLVESNWVEQQVHPNLRSLLCLGGILSLSTLKSSNFRMLRVLELYFRLGSKIPGGIGNLICLTYLSLSCGKYEDISLPSSIGNLRNLYTLDLGNNANVRGSVGKISRLVRLRYLSLPRYQHNQSGFRIDKLKDIVTLKNIPACVLIRSYDALHKLTNLRKISIVCSGFYHNYNEDHVRRVLRSQIVRSGRLTSLRILIKGLLIEGTEAGFPSLKSLSYCKSLSKLGLCGKMKLQQQQGLIRLPQSLTKLTLRMSYMEQDPMPVLENKLPNLRFLMLGLDAYVGSEMVCSAHGFPNLDTLQLTTLFKLREWIVEEGAMPSLKKLTIDHIQKLEMIPEGLEFVTSLKELEIVSMSYSFCEKLQMKNGIEGQDYYKIRHIPSISFNMCTQD